The Phragmites australis chromosome 13, lpPhrAust1.1, whole genome shotgun sequence DNA window ACACGAGACGCAGCGGGCCTAAATGATGGGCCTAATCGCACAAGAGGACTAGGGCTCCGCAATCTGAAaaggaagattttttttattttttaacacaactatttattaaaaatatattctaaatGAAAAGATTTACTAGAACAGATGTCTACTACACTTTAAAGGGttgtaattttttcagagagtgATAAGCATGTTTACCGCCCTCTCATGGGACAGTGACCCTAAAGGTGGGGCCTAACCGCCCTATAAGTACTGTCGTTATCTCAGTGGGCGGTTAGCCCACCCTTCCCACCCCCTCTTGAAaaactaatttatttatttctggTTAGTATCTATAAAAGACTAAAATTCAGCTAAAAATGACTATTttaatctagaaaaaaagaaagaggcgtGGGAGAGGAGATCGTGGGAGGTAGCGTAGTGAAGTAATACTATTTTTATCTACGGATGTTTTGGATCTCATTTTTAGTTAATTTTTTCTAGACTTTTGTTTTTATTAATGATTAAAATATCACTAGATCTAGAGTTTAACGACATAACAATATTTACATTAAAATAAGTTTTTctatcttttgtagtatattgtaaagatctaTTTCAACATGATATGATAGCTATCAGatatatagttgtatttagagtactgtagtttcgattatctagattttataaaatagtgatgtaggtaataattatagataattaaaGAAATTCTTAAGTATACGGggttttaattagtttaaattggttagtttgcttaggagcaatattgattgtagtgaactaaaTATGTTGTTAGATGATTATTGGTTCCAGTAATTTTCttagagtttcgataatcagaagtacATGGTTCTGGaattaacattggatatatttttggatttttccaAGTCTGTTTGCTAagctatattttcagatatattatgatgAAGGTCAGATTgattattttcaaatatattttcggatgttttcaggaggatgagcctaggTTAGACCCTACGTTTGACATCGTgagtgacttcttcgggggcacaacACCGGACAATGGCAATGTCACGTGGTCCCAGTTGGCCAGTACTTCACTACCGACGCAGCAGACCCAGGATGAGGTTGTCACGTCCCAGATTCGTAATCGCATGACTAAGTCTAATTATGCGTCATTAGCGTCATGATCAGttttgaggtaatttattttggAATGCCAGTGCAATTCCTTTAAAGTCAATCGGGTGAGAGAAATaatttcgggagagaaaagaataaaattcgCAATTAAAATagaccattttctctaacatgtgggccccacatgtaaCCCCAccacccatctctccctctctatgggCAGTAGTCCAACCACTCCCtcatctccctcactctccccaTGCTCTCACTCACTCCTGTGCTCCTCAACCGGCCAAGGCAAGgagctctccctctcactcccctctcaagctccctctccacttctcccccaaaatcccacctcaagagaaggaattgaGGTATGCATGCGGTACTCACGTGATCACGAGCTTATGAGCTATCCGTCCATCtaatccattttcgttttcctgaATGATTCAAGTCGattttgatatcttttggtgttttttgttgaagcacgaggagcaccggcattctttctttttttgagctTTTCCTATTTCAACCAATGGTCCCTAAGCTCGGCAAAATAtgttgggtgagtctcctagacTCCCATAATATAGATACACGTTTTGGCTGGATGAATTCTGAGTTGGAAGCttcggttgcaaagttcttgagCTTTAGGCTAAAATAAAGATTTTGGTGAGTTTGgagttaggaatcgtgttgctaggttgatgagtgagttgtaaactctataaactctcgtaaacatgtttttctttggtttggagaagctcgcaaatcaaatcggccaaGATTTCCCTTTAAAGCAGCCTCTCTAGATAACCTGGATGATCCGaattgacccagatactccagatAAATCTGAAGAAATCCCATTGAATTGTCTTCGGGGACTATAGTGATTTATAGTGCAATTCGAGTCTAGAAActtttgtatagtgtatatccatattttggtggaatagatttagcatgcgagttgaatcggtcgggaaaataaataaataaataaatatatatatatatatataggcaatTCGCAATTTCTGAAATGAGTCAGGTCGTAAGTTTACTGCCTATGGTAAAACTTGTGCGAACGTTAGAGCAAAACGTGATGCTTGAGACTCGGTTTCTAAGCACATTGTAATATTCAACCTCTTCTTCCGTCGATGAAAAACCAGATGCCGCCGGCCATTGCTGTGGTAAATACAATACatgatcatatcatcatgtCAAAAAGGGCCCGTTGTAATTCAAGGTCATCTAATCTATCTATTCCTTTCGGTTGGCAACCACCCCAGGTCCGAATAAGCCCTCCCATACCTCCATCATCAGATCTCCGTGTGGCCCATGGCGTTCTTGTCGTTGTATCCTAGTGGCGCACCAGGGGACAGACGGCATATTTTTCGCTGTCCACCATTGTCGTCGTCATGAACTGGGGCGACATTGTTGCCGCGATTGTGAACAGGCTCCTTGATATTTTCCGCAAACCACAAAGTTATATCTGGTCACCTGCACCAGAAAGTTGCTTGCCAAATCACTTTCAGTTGAAACCGATCGAATGGCAGCTTGGGTGGAGTATTTCTTTCCTCGGTTGCAGCCTTGCAGTTGAAGCAAGTCGAATTCAGAACGTGCTGACCTGGCCTGAATGCTTCAGTCAACGGAAGCGACAATTGTTTTATGTCCGTTTGGTTCCATGACAGAGAGGCAGATCACGAGAAACCAAAAGAAGCGCTGTCACCTGCTCATCGCCACTCTTGGATCTCATCGATTAACTGCAGCTTCGTCAAGGTCTGGGGCAATAATTCACATGATAAGGCAGACTGGGCTCTTAAAAGTTTGGTCTTTTTTTCGAGTAAAAAGGTTGCCAGCTTTTCGTGTGTAATCTACTCACTTGACCTGTGAATTTTCAGCACATCACGTTGCACCCGTGCCGAACAAAGCTCATCCAACAACACCTTTAAGGTCTCATATGACTAGACTACATTCGGTACGTTTGCAATTTGAATTGCAATAAGGAACAATCATCCTGATTCCGGCATCACAGGTTGCAGTAATGGCTAAAGCCGAACATAGTCTGAATATATCTCAACAGCAATAGGAAGATGATCATATATAACAAATCCAAAGGGCAGGTAATATGTGCACGCCTACCGGGATATATATAAAATCTAAAGCACCGCGATGTACAGCAACAACAAATCGAAAtcggaagaaaagaaagaatccATCTATAGCAGGTTAATGACAGGCTAATGGCACTAGCACCAACGCAACGAACCAATCCTCAGCGCACCAAGTGAAATCAGATCAGAACCAGACTTTGCAGTCGGTGGGCTGGAATGTGGCGCCGGTGTTGCTGCCTGGCGCCGGGATGGAGAGCGGGCAGGTGACCTTGGCCTTGGGTCCGGGGACCTTGAAGGTCCAGACCTTGACCCTGAGCTTGGCGTTGAGCTTGACGTCGACGTTGAACTTGCCGTCGGACTGCTCCTTCCTGAAGTTGGCCGCGGTGACGTCGCCCTGGAGCGGCTCCTGGCCGTGGAACTCGGGGGTGAGCTTGGTGGACGCCTCGGTGCCCTGGTAGAAGGAGTCGAGCTGCGTGTATCCGAATCGCTGGTCCTGGAAGAGCGCGAGGGACTCGACGCTGTCGTAGTAGAGCCCGACGCGCTTGTTGGGGTTGCGGACGGTCATGGCGACGGTGAGGTTGTAGGCGAGCGCGGAGTTGGGGGCGAGCGAGAACTGCGCGAGCGAGGCGGAGTCGACGGTGGCGGCGATCATGTGGGGGCGGAAGACGAAGTagaggatgaggacgaggacgCCGACGGTGACGAGGAGCGAGATGAGGATGCTGCAGAGGCAGCTGAAGAGGCCGCACGCCAGGCACTTGCACGGGCAACACAGGCACGACACGGCGCGGCTCCCGGAACCCATCTTCTTCGTCTCCTACTTGATTTCCGACGAGTGTTTGCTTCTTCTCCTTCGGGAACAGCCTACGAAATCGATGGAAGGGTGGATTGGAATTGGGTGCGGGGTGGTTGGTTATAAgtaggggaggggaggggaggggaggagacaCGGCTGTGGGAGcgcgtggaggtggaggtggaggtggaggacgaCGAGTCGACGAATACGCTTCCGTTGCCGCGTTTCCTTGTGTGTTTTATGGTGGTTTTGGGGCTGAAACGGCGGCAGGTTTGGTTGCCGAGTCGTGCGTGTTCTGCTCACTGCTCTGTTGGATGTGCAATTGGCGCGGACAGGTGGTGGGCGACGCAATATCCATCGGCCGGCCGTTGTGGCTTGGCGACTTGGCGGGCGGGCGGCGCCTCATTGCTTTGACCGTCCCAAGGACGGAAACGATGGCTTCTCCTCCCTCAAGCCCACGTCGCTGACATCACATTCACATGTACACGCGTTGTGTTCCTTTTGCGAAACTTCGTCTCAACTCTGCAGGTTCTTCAGCTGAACAAGCAATCGGAGTGAGTTTATTGCGCAAAGACGCGTGGTGACTGACCAGGTAAGGTTTGGAACAGATTTTTAAGTGGCATCCGTCACTGACAATAGAAGGTGGCACGGCATACAACATTTGGTTTCGACGGGCTGGTCCAATGTCGACCTGCATTCGTTCCATGGATGGGCGTGGGCCAAAATGTGACCATCAAATGGAACCTGCCTGCATGCCTTGCGCGGCCCTACATTACAGACGCACGGCACGTCCATGCCCTGCGCGCCACCACGGTTCAACGGTTGCAGCAGCGAGGAAGCGCAACCACGACGCGCATCACTGATGTGGTGGTACGTGCGGGTCGTTCGTTGATGTGCCGGCCGGCAGACTGCGACCTTGCTTTTGTGGGTTTCCTTCCTTATGCGAAGCCCAAAAGCAGTTTGTCCGGCCTAGATATCTACTCCCACGCAGGGCCCAAAACAAACTAGCCACAGAAACTTCTGACGATCCGTCCGGAAGCTCACGCACATGTTTGGCTCATCAACTTGCTTCAAATCCAACGAATCTTCTACCTTGTCTCCTCCTCTAACTGCACTTCCACTTGAATGAATCATAGTATCTTGTTCCATTGTGGACACGAGAGTTTATGTCACACTACACATTTATTCTCTCTCGTTCTTTTCTtctcattcttcttctttttccttcgaAATACTGATGgacaaagttttaaaaaaaacatcagcACCACCACACGCACGAATTCACACAACGACTACTGAAAACCGAAGATATAGATATTAAAAATTGATAAAGTCATCACATATATCTTGCTGTCGATAGGCGAAAGAAAATTCCGTATTGGTTAGATACACAAGGACCACTGGTGGGTAGGAGGTAAAACCACCTCCACTAACCATCTAAGTCATGTATAGAACATGGATATCTGATCCTGTAGCCGAATGGCTTTTTTCACAACAATCGCTGATCAATCAATCACGCCCTTTCATTTCATGTGTTGGGATCCCCTAAAATTAGTATCGAATAACTTTTCTTGTCTACAAGTTAGCCCCCTTATCTTAGAATAGCAGCCAGCCGAGCCAACTCCCTTTTCCTTTCAGAAGGAAGCTCGGTTGTAAGTCGCTTTGGGAGGGCATCTCCCTTCTTCTACTGTTTAGCATCTCATCTCGTACCGAGGGATTCGGCTTTCTTCTGCCTAGATACTCCTTCCAACACTGCGCCCCAAGCCACATTTTTGTTACATCAGTATTCCCTGTGCAGATATGCTACTCTAGCTGCTAACTTCTCCTTCATGGATGCAGAGGCCGAGATATTTTTATTTGCTCGACAAAATAGAACTcactttatctaaaaaaagctGAAAACTTCTCACAGAAACTGCTACATCGATCAGCCAATCTGACGAGCAGAGCAGCCAAATCAGTCCCAACCTTATCTCCATTATACTAGTGAGTATCATTTATCATGCACTGTTCCAGGTCTCTCTATCTCACATTATATCACACCTGCACAAAGCGGCGCGCAATTGAAAACTCTAGTGTGTTGAGTATGACGATAACCAAACCTGAAAGGCACTTTGCATGCACTACTACTTTGCAATGATCGGTGCTGCAGGCAGGGTGCAGCAAGAGCAGGGCAGCTGATAGCAACGAAAGGGACTTTTAACAGAAAGGCAGTGTCCAATACCCACTATCCGTTCTCTTCTACCTGTATACTGCTAGATAGATAGTCTATATTTGCGCGCGTCTTCTAAACGGTCGACGTGCCCATCGAGCTGCGCTATTTGGTTACTTGAAGAGTGAGTACACATATGTGCGAGAATTCCTCGCAAGATGACGAAGAGATAACATCGCGCGCGCGGCGGCGTCACCATCGATCACCATGTGCGGTGGCGTGCTCTGCTCGGGTGCCCATCCAAGCCAGCTTAGCTATTAGTCCATCCACTCTCGCTCGCTCGTGACTAACAACAACTCATCATTAAGAATATGAGTTTTCGTTACCAGTCTTGATCGTTTTCAAAGAAACACTTTGAGTGAAAGCTGAGATCCAAGAGAAAGGTCAAATATCTCAACCACATGCTAAGACTAGCGTCTCCTTCACGGGGAAATGGAAAAGCtaaccttttttctttttctttttgaggaatTGAAAAACTAACATGAACGAACCATGGGGAAAAGGTACAAGCAGTGAACATTAATGTATCAACCTTCTTGCCAAATGCAAATTAGTTTTCCTGGacaaaatcaaaaaatatgctAGAGCAAGCACGAATATGAACAGTTGATGATCGATCTGGTAACGAAGTACCCCTtcgttcaaattttttttaagcttAGTCTTCGAAGTTAGATTTTGATTAaagttttctcacaaaatatatcatttatagctaaaaaactatataatataaaattattttaaattacgAATCTAATTGTATATTTTTTAcacactagatattcttataattaattaaatgttagtttattttttcaaaaagaaatacgTCTACTATTTTCGAAAAGTAGACCATATGTATGAGGCTT harbors:
- the LOC133888307 gene encoding NDR1/HIN1-like protein 2; its protein translation is MGSGSRAVSCLCCPCKCLACGLFSCLCSILISLLVTVGVLVLILYFVFRPHMIAATVDSASLAQFSLAPNSALAYNLTVAMTVRNPNKRVGLYYDSVESLALFQDQRFGYTQLDSFYQGTEASTKLTPEFHGQEPLQGDVTAANFRKEQSDGKFNVDVKLNAKLRVKVWTFKVPGPKAKVTCPLSIPAPGSNTGATFQPTDCKVWF